A stretch of the Parus major isolate Abel chromosome 15, Parus_major1.1, whole genome shotgun sequence genome encodes the following:
- the RAN gene encoding GTP-binding nuclear protein Ran, translating to MAAQGEPQVQFKLVLVGDGGTGKTTFVKRHLTGEFEKKYVATLGVEVHPLVFHTNRGPIKFNVWDTAGQEKFGGLRDGYYIQAQCAIIMFDVTSRVTYKNVPNWHRDLVRVCENIPIVLCGNKVDIKDRKVKAKSIVFHRKKNLQYYDISAKSNYNFEKPFLWLARKLIGDPNLEFVAMPALAPPEVVMDPALAAQYEQDLQIAQTTALPDEDDDL from the exons ATGGCCGCCCAAGGAGAGCCCCAAGTGCAGTTTAAG CTTGTTCTGGTTGGTGATGGTGGCACTGGTAAAACAACATTTGTAAAGCGTCACTTGACTGGTGAATTTGAAAAGAAGTATGTAG CAACACTGGGTGTTGAAGTTCATCCTCTGGTGTTCCATACTAACAGAGGCCCTATTAAATTTAATGTATGGGACACAGCTGGCCAGGAGAAGTTTGGTGGCCTGCGTGATGGCTACTACATCCAAG CTCAGTGTGCCATCATCATGTTTGATGTAACATCAAGAGTTACCTACAAGAATGTACCTAACTGGCATAGAGATCTGGTACGAGTATGTGAAAATATCCCTATAGTGTTGTGTGGCAACAAAGTGGATATTAAGGACAGAAAAGTCAAGGCAAAATCCATTGTGTTCCATAGGAAGAAGAATCTCCAG TATTATGACATTTCAGCTAAGAGTAACTACAACTTTGAGAAGCCTTTCCTGTGGCTTGCTAGGAAGCTAATTGGAGATCCCAACTTGGAGTTTGTTGCCATGCCTGCGCTCGCACCTCCTGAAGTCGTTATGgacccagcactggcagcacagtATGAGCAAGACTTACAG ATTGCTCAGACCACTGCACTGCCAGATGAAGATGATGACCTGTGA